The following coding sequences are from one Camarhynchus parvulus chromosome 1, STF_HiC, whole genome shotgun sequence window:
- the PCDH20 gene encoding protocadherin-20, translating into MGPPGGRGSSGARGSLQHLLLFLLFVGPFNCFASYSRATELFYSLNEGLPAGVLIGSLARDLRLPTADSQQAASLQPPLSFTLASHGLGGQYVQLDNRSGELHTSAVEIDREALCVESSGATIFGGSAAVSSSSPSPESCLLLLDVLVLPQEYFRLVKVKIAIRDVNDNAPRFPVPHIRLSVPENAPVNTRLAIEHPALDPDMGTNGVQTYRLRDNYGVFTLDVEENENGERTPYLIVMGALDREMQDEYVTVIIAEDGGTPPLVGSATLTIGISDINDNCPQFNDSQLNITLYGNSSLGTHVATVHAVDMDLGSNAQITYSYSQKVPQPSRDLFHLNESTGAITLSTKVGGDTPRLHRLIILGNGPGCIPAVITVLVTIIKVMMRPPEVVPRFIANEVEGVVYLKELEPINTPIAFFTIKDPDEKYKVSCYLDGDGPFRLSPYKPYNNEYLLETTKPLDFETQQLYEISVVAWNSEGFHVKKVVKVQVLDDNDNSPVFSEQLIELSIEENNVPNAFLTKLHATDADSGERGQVSYFLGPDAPSYFALDKTTGVLTVSTQLDREEKEKYRYTVKAVDSGFPPRESIATVTITVLDKNDNSPRFINKDFSFFVPENFPGFGEIGVISVTDADAGQNGWVALSVLNGSDIFVIDTGKGVLRAKVSLDREQQSSYVLWIEAVDGGDPALSSTAKITILLLDINDNPPLVLFPQSNMSYLLVLPSTLPGSPITEVYAVDKDTGMNAVIAYSIIGRRGPRPESFRIDPKTGNITLEESLMQNDYGLYRLLVKVSDHGYPEPLHSTVMVNLFVNDTVSNESYIESLLRKEPDISVEEKQPQISIEPTHKKMESASCMPTLVALSIISLGSIALVTGMGIYICLRKGKKHHRADENLEVQIPLNGRINLHMLEKKPVEISNI; encoded by the exons ATGGGGCCCCCGGGCGGTCGCGGCAGCTCCGGCGCCCGCGGCAGCCTGCAG CACTtgctcctcttcctgctcttcGTTGGGCCTTTCAACTGCTTTGCCAGTTACAGCCGTGCCACTGAGCTCTTCTACAGCCTCAACGAGGGGCTGCCTGCTGGCGTGCTCATCGGCAGCCTGGCCCGTGACCTGCGGCTCCCAACGGCTGACAGCCAGCAAGCTGCATCTCTGCAGCCCCCACTCTCCTTCACCCTGGCCTCTCATGGCTTGGGGGGACAGTATGTGCAGCTGGACAACCGCTCCGGAGAGCTGCACACCTCAGCAGTGGAGATAGACCGGGAAGCTCTATGCGTGGAAAGCAGTGGGGCCACCATCTTCGGAGGATCGGCTGctgtctcctcttcctccccctcaCCAGAGTCATGCCTACTGCTGCTGGATGTGCTGGTACTGCCACAGGAGTACTTTCGCCTGGTGAAGGTAAAAATTGCTATCCGTGATGTCAACGACAACGCTCCCCgcttccctgtgccccacaTCCGCCTCTCGGTGCCTGAGAATGCGCCTGTGAACACCCGCCTGGCCATCGAGCACCCTGCCCTTGACCCTGACATGGGCACCAATGGTGTCCAGACCTACCGCCTGCGAGATAACTATGGTGTCTTCACCCTGGATGTGGAGGAGAATGAGAACGGGGAGAGGACTCCCTACCTGATTGTTATGGGGGCACTGGACCGGGAGATGCAGGATGAGTATGTGACAGTCATCATCGCTGAGGATGGGGGGACTCCTCCGCTCGTGGGCAGTGCCACCCTCACTATTGGCATCAGTGACATCAATGACAACTGCCCCCAGTTCAATGACTCGCAGCTCAACATCACTCTCTATGGGAATTCCAGCCTAGGGACACACGTGGCTACTGTCCACGCAGTGGACATGGACCTTGGATCCAATGCCCAGATCACCTACTCCTACAGCCAGAAGGTCCCCCAGCCATCCAGAGACTTGTTCCATCTGAATGAAAGCACAGGAGCCATCACACTCTCCACTAAAGTTGGTGGGGACACTCCAAGGCTACACAGGCTGATCATACTGGGCAACGGTCCTGGCTGTATTCCTGCCGTGATTACAGTGCTGGTGACCATCATCAAGGTCATGATGAGGCCCCCTGAAGTTGTTCCTCGTTTCATAGCCAATGAAGTGGAAGGGGTGGTCTACTTAAAGGAACTTGAGCCTATCAACACACCCATAGCATTTTTTACCATCAAAGACCCCGATGAAAAATACAAAGTCAGTTGCTATTTGGATGGTGATGGGCCTTTCAGGCTTTCACCGTACAAGCCATACAACAATGAGTACCTGTTGGAGACCACGAAGCCTTTGGACTTTGAGACACAGCAGCTGTATGAAATCTCCGTAGTTGCATGGAACTCTGAAGGATTTCATGTCAAGAAAGTTGTCAAAGTACAGGTTCTGGATGACAATGACAATTCACCAGTTTTCTCTGAACAGCTGATAGAATTGTCCATTGAGGAGAACAATGTCCCCAATGCTTTTTTGACCAAACTGCATGCTACTGATGCTGACAGTGGAGAAAGAGGGCAAGTGTCCTATTTCTTAGGTCCTGATGCACCTTCCTATTTTGCTTTAGATAAAACCACAGGTGTTCTTACAGTTTCCACCCAActggacagagaagaaaaagagaaatacagatACACTGTCAAAGCAGTAGATTCTGGATTCCCTCCAAGAGAATCAATAGCAACTGTCACCATCACTGTATTGGATAAAAATGATAACAGTCCAAGATTTATCAATaaggatttcagcttttttgtGCCAGAAAACTTTCCAGGTTTTGGTGAAATTGGAGTTATAAGTGTCACAGATGCTGATGCAGGGCAAAATGGATGGGTTGCCCTTTCAGTTCTGAATGGAAGTGATATTTTTGTTATAGATACTGGAAAAGGAGTTTTGAGAGCTAAAGTCTCCCTGGACAGGGAACAGCAAAGCTCCTACGTTCTGTGGATTGAAGCAGTTGATGGCGGTGATCCTGCTCTGTCTTCTACAGCAAAAATAACTATCCTTCTTCTGGACATAAATGACAACCCTCCTTTGGTCTTGTTCCCTCAGTCTAATATGTCTTACTTGTTAGTCCTTCCCTCTACCCTTCCTGGCTCCCCCATCACTGAGGTCTATGCTGTCGATAAGGACACCGGCATGAATGCAGTCATAGCTTACAGTATCATAGGAAGGAGAGGCCCTCGACCCGAGTCGTTTAGGATTGACCCCAAAACTGGTAATATCACCTTGGAAGAGTCCCTGATGCAGAATGACTATGGCCTCTATCGGCTGCTTGTAAAAGTCAGTGATCACGGCTACCCGGAGCCTCTCCATTCCACGGTCATGGTGAACCTTTTTGTCAATGACACCGTCAGCAATGAGAGCTACATCGAGAGCTTGTTAAGGAAGGAGCCTGATATCAGCGTAGAAGAAAAGCAGCCACAAATATCCATAGAGCCTACACATAAAAAAATGGAGTCAGCATCCTGCATGCCTACCTTGGTAGCTCTTTCAATAATAAGCTTGGGTTCAATTGCTTTAGTAACGGGGATGGGAATTTACATTTGTctaagaaaagggaaaaagcatCACAGAGCAGATGAAAACTTGGAAGTACAAATCCCATTAAATGGAAGAATTAACCTGCACATGTTGGAGAAGAAACCAGTGGAGATTTCTAACATCTAA